The genome window CGCCCTTCAAATCGTTCTATTATAATCATAAAAAATGCAGGGAGAAACAATCAACAAATATGGACTGGGACATTAAATAATATACTGAGCAAAACCGAAGGAATAGCTCTCTCTCCATGTGTTATCGTAATTGGTAATGTGAACTGATTATTAACTAAGACTATGGGAATTTTTGAAGATTTTAGTAATTTTTTAGAATCTCGATTAGAAGAATTTTTAAATAGTAATCCAAAACTTAAACTAGAAGTTTTATCAGAAGAATTAATAGCTCAAGAAAAAGAAACTATTAAACTTATTTTAAAGCTAAAAGCTGAACTTCAAAAATTAGAGCAAGAAATTACACAATTAGGCAAAGACATTCAAAAATGGCATCCTCGCATCGAAAAAGCAAGACAATCAGGTCGTTATGATTTAGCTCAACAAGCTGAAATGAGAGAAATTAGTCTTCTTCAACAGGGAAAAATAGCTTGGGAAAAAATGGAAGACACTAAGAAAAAAATTGCCCAGTCAAGAGAAATTCTTGCATCCATTGAAGATAAACAAAAAGAAATTCAACTGAAAATGAAACAAGCTCAAAGTACCTATAATACTCCTAAATATTATAATTCCTCCTCTCAATATTCTACTTACAACGACACTTTAGATCCCCTCGAAGAGAAATTCCAACAATGGGAAGTTGACCAAGAATTAAAGGATATGAAAGGAAAGTAAAACACTCCACAATAAATGTAAATAATCATTACAAAATTTACTTTTTTATTGACTTTTTTCCCTTATACTGAGATAATAAAGAGGTTTACAGCATAATGGAAATCTGTGTGTTTATACCAAAAAATGCAAACATTCCCATTATATAGTAATAACATATCCACAGGGTGTTCAAACCTCAAAATAATATAAAGAGTGCAGAAAAAGGTTAATCAGGATACCAAAACATTCCCTTAATGCCTTCAGGATCTAGGATAAAACCTAAACGACGATAAAACTCTACCACTTGAGGATCTGCAAATAGAGTAACATTACTAATATCATCACTACGTAACTTGCGAATCATATATTGCATTAAAACCTTACCTAATCCCTTATTCTGAAAACGGGGGTGAATGACCACATCCCAAATAGTGGCATTAAAAGCATGGTCAGAAGTCGCACGGGCAAAACCAATCATGATTTTTTTATTGCCTCTAACCTCCCAAGCAGAGACGACGAGATAACTATGTTCAAGGGCTTTTCTTACCTTGCGCAGGGGGCGCCTAGCCCAGCCAACAGAGTCACAAAGTTCTTCTAATTCATACAAATCGATTTCTTCATGGGTGCTAAAGTATATTTGGCTGTTACCAAATTTATCAGGATTTAGCGATACCCAATCTCTATTATCATTGTTAGCGTTAGAGCTATCGTTGTTGTTTGTTTTTGTAAATAATTTTTGCAACCAAACCATGCCCGTGTGGCTAGAGTTAGATGTTTGTAGTTTTTAAAACGTTCATTGAGTCTAGGGTTAAACTTTTCTCAACAACCTTCTAAGCATCATATCATAAAGAATTGAGAATGAATAATGAATATTAAGAGCATTTTAACCTCCTCTCTAATTCTAATCTGCTAAGACTTTAACTAATTGTTGTAAATCTCTAATCTCGTGGGTTGCCATGAAGGAAAAACGTAGTCGGCTAATGGGTACTGTGGGGGGGCGAATAGCTGGTACATAGAAACCATGCGATCGCAATTTAGACGACATACTTAGGGCTTCGGGAGCATCTTTGAGGGGTAAACATAAAATTGCCGAATCTGAGGGTAAAATAGTTAGGTTAGCTTCACTACATAGTTTTTTAAGAAAATTAATATTAGTCCATAGATTATGACGACGATGAGCCTCGGTGCGAATGATATTAACCCCCGTTAAAGCTGCTGCTGTATCCGCTATGGAGAGGGCTGTCGTATAAATCCAAGTTGGGCAACGATTACGCAAAAAATCAATTAATACCTCGCTCCCTGCTACATAACCCCCCAAACTACCGACAGCCTTACTCAGGGTACCAATTTGAATA of Cyanobacterium sp. HL-69 contains these proteins:
- a CDS encoding TIGR04376 family protein, whose translation is MGIFEDFSNFLESRLEEFLNSNPKLKLEVLSEELIAQEKETIKLILKLKAELQKLEQEITQLGKDIQKWHPRIEKARQSGRYDLAQQAEMREISLLQQGKIAWEKMEDTKKKIAQSREILASIEDKQKEIQLKMKQAQSTYNTPKYYNSSSQYSTYNDTLDPLEEKFQQWEVDQELKDMKGK
- a CDS encoding N-acetyltransferase (GNAT) family, which codes for MVWLQKLFTKTNNNDSSNANNDNRDWVSLNPDKFGNSQIYFSTHEEIDLYELEELCDSVGWARRPLRKVRKALEHSYLVVSAWEVRGNKKIMIGFARATSDHAFNATIWDVVIHPRFQNKGLGKVLMQYMIRKLRSDDISNVTLFADPQVVEFYRRLGFILDPEGIKGMFWYPD